The DNA window AAAGAGCAAACCCAGCAAGACAGCAATTTCCTGAGACCATATTGGATAAATCCAGAAATCTCTGTCCCAAAATATAATCAGTGTGACATAATCCACAGTAAGTACACCAGATAAATCAGCACCTGTCAACTAATGAGGAAGGGTTACCATTAAATTATCCCATAGTAGtagttccttctcctttcctcaaaaatcccttttaaaaaccTGCTTTAAATGCCTATTTTCAAAGACTGCTATTATAAAATACAACGTCCCATGCTAAAAACTGTCTTCAAATTCTTTCTCTAGAACCACATTCTAAcaagaaagcaataaaactgcATACATTGtgaaacataaaaatactttatGTTAGCAGTTAAGAAAAGGGCTTGTTCTGGGTCAGTTGTTCTCTGTCTGTTGACACAGCAGAAGCAGCCTAGGCAAAGACGACCTGCCAGATGCCTCTGAACCACTGTTACAGGGGAGGAGGACACAGTCCCAAACTTTGAAGTTCATGGGAGCTCTGGCCCCTGTCAATGGGTCGGGTGTTTACTGGCAATGGGACCTATATATTTCGCAACTTTGCTTTCAAGTCAAGCCCCCCACCCTCAGTCACTCACCCCTAATCTTATATACATGTGTAAGGGAACCAACTTTATTTTCCTATCATTCTCCAGGACTTTTCCTCTGTTTCCCCCTCCACAGCTTCCTTTTGCACCCTGGTTTAGGGCCCAGAGCCTGCAACCTCTGCTGTGCAATACCCAGAGCATGCTAGAAAACCTGTACCCCACAACAATCTTACTATGCTTTATCGTTATGAAATAGACACCATTCCTgctttcaccaccaccaccattggTTACCAACGTCCTTCTGCTCCCCTGGTCTCCTCACCACACAAAGACTCCCCAAATTACTACTTGCTTACTCTGGGGTGGGTTACCATGCCACGATTTCTGCAATTTTGTTCCGTTTGCTCTCACACTGGAAGAGAGGCTTCTTTTCAGCTCAAAATATGTAGAAAAACCAATAGGAAGCAAAGCTCAGAATCGCAGAAGCATTAAAGCGTATCACTTTTACTGAAATTAATGACAGTAGAGTACCTACATAGGACTCAGGGCCAGATACACAAGGATTTCAGTTGGGAACTCAAGTCCCTAAATGTGTGTCTGTAATGCCTAATGACCTTAACCCCTAGTTTTTCATAAGTTAAAAACGGTGAATGTAGTTTTTTGAAACACTGTTCAGTTGTTTCAAAATGGATTCCAGGGATTCACATCTCTGGAATTAATAgcatgttaagaaaaaaaactatgTGAGAGTTCATAAGGAACAATGTTTGCAATATGTTTAATTCCTCTTGCCtccatagaaagaaaaaagaaaattgttattCTTCCTACATAACTAATTCACAGATTTTATTTGAGGTGGAAGTATTCGCAATGTGAGCTATTCTGTTATGAAGCACAGATAGAAAATAGTCATCTCAGTATATCTGAACAGACTCATGACTATCTTTGTTGCTATTATCGTGGTACCAGATAGGTCCGTTACATTCACTCCCAAACTTGGAGTCATAAGCCCCAAAGTGCCACAAAGCGTGGGAGTATTTGGTGGGAGATGGGAAGCAGAGAGGAGTAACAGGCTTGGAAATCACTACCTCTGGGGTTATACAGTATCAGGGATAGGGGAGTTGGGTGGTCACAGGCAGAATTCCTGAACCTACACTTGAGAATTTTTCCTTCATTGCCTACTCAACTGTAAGAAGCAGGAACAAAAGCAGATGCCAGTCCCACCCACAAACCCCACCTAAATGAATGCTAACAGTATTCAAGTACAGGATCAACTGCGGATCTAGAGGAGGGTGCTATGCAGAATTTTGCTGTTTGCTTAAATATAGCCTTGACTAAAACAGTGCTGTCAATTTTCACTAAGCAAAGTCCTCTAGGGGGTCTAAAGGAGCACAGAAACTAAAGCCAGTTTAGAGTGTAAATCTCTCTAGCTGCAGGAAATACTATCAGCACTAATTATTTAATCATGTTCAAGTGGACTAAGTGGTCACCCTGAGTTTGCCTGAATGCTTATGTGAAGCAAGCTTATTTTGCATGAAGTCTTCTTTATAAGCACAGTGGTTGTCTCCTGTATGTATTAAATTTTTAGGAGCTTCTCTCAATTCCTTTTACTTCCTTTAGCTCCCCAGCTGAAATGCTGAGATAACTGCTTGTGTTTCCTACTTGTCTGGCACTGTCAGAGGGGAAAGAGAGTGATTTAATAACTTAATGCTACAGAAATGTTGTTTTCAGCCAAAACAACAATCAAATTCCAAAGTTCTCTGAGATACGATTCACGGTGTTTACAAAACTGTGATTCTGTGACCCCTGCTTATCATTGCAATCATAAACAACTGGCTATGTCCCTCTGCtccttttagttttctttatcctctctctgtctcttacTTCATCCTTAAATTGTACATTCTAAGGAACAGAGACCATCTTTTCACAATAATCAACTAACCCTGCAGGACTATGTGTGACCTGGTAGGTGCTTCTCTAATACAAGTAATGAATACTCAGAACAGTAACAGCAAGTTGAAACTGAAATAGGCCTTCTGTGCCTCCCCTGCAAATAGCTAACATCAAGTCATTGTGGTTTGAGTTATACCAGCACATGGGCAGAACAGAGACCCAGCAATCATAGAATTACATTCTAATGTTCTGCTCTGCACTCTTCTGTTTACAAACAATATTAAGCACTTTGTAAATGGGATGCTTGGAATTTAACAGGTAATTTAACCACCATTTTACCAACTTCAAATATGACGTGCTAAGTTTGATGGAGCCAGAAATGAATACTGTAAGAAAAGCGTTATCTCAAAATACATTATGCCCTAGCATTGAAGGAGGCACCTTATGTGAAGGCAAAAATCCATGTCATTGCATGATATCATTatattcaaatggaaaaaaaattcataggTGTTTAGTATGAGCAATCATCAAAATCTTAAGGAAATTTTTCATTGTGACTGGTTTTGCTCACAGTTGGTTATAAAGCTATTTTTTCAACTTCTGGGACAGAAACAGATTTCAGACAGAAGAAAGTTGTTTCAATCTTTTATGGGAatttataaaaagtaataatcagattttttaataagttttttttttagtaagcccaattacacaaaaaaaggagggggggttGCAAAAGCCTTTCAACAAATGAAAATTACGGTCAGCATTAGTTTTAAAGTCAAGCTACTGGCAAACATCCATATCTAACAAAAGTAACTTTCCCAACACTCCCCACGAAGaactttccttccctcccacaaTATCCCCATGTGCTTAAAAAGTAGCCGTGACAATTCTTAAGCATGTTGTGTAGCTAAAATATAAGACACCAGTTAATGAACTATGTACCCCTAGATCTGAATGGGAAAGTATGCCACATATGCTTAGATAACATCAGAAATAGAAAAGTCATGGGAAAGGAACTTAGAAACTACATTAGCCTAAGAAATCCAAGATAAAAATCTAGCCCAGACCTCTAAGGGCACAGGTCTTTGAGGCTTTTCACATGACCAAATTATTTCATCATTTGCAGTGCTCAGGGGCAATTCAGCCTGTGATTCCTTACTTAGTAAGTGGCACTTTTTTTCAGGCCTATTTCACCTTGCTGAAAATGCTGGTATTCTGCACTAAATACTGTTTGGGAGTGTGGGGAAAGGTGGTAGATGTTAGGATATTTCTGATCTGTATAATCTCAAAGGAAGTGGATTACCTCAGCAGCTGAGATCCTGTACTGGCCTCTACCTGCTGTCCTGTGGTTTTGATAATTGCAAGGTAGAATTTCAAGGCAGGAGTTTTTTGTAATGCACTGCCATCAGGGTTTTCCCTTTGGCTTACCAGAGCTCACATCCCAACCTCAATATCATGTAGCTGGGCTCATGTGAACTCAAAGGCTATTTCTGGAGGGAAGCAACAAGCACATGGTAGAGAGGATGGGAAACTTTAAATACAGAGTTATGGAGAGGAAAAACCCCACTGCTCCACCTGGTCTCTGCAAAGACCATACCTATACTAAGGACATTGAATGAGCTTATTTTGTTAAGGAAACAAGAAGTTAATGTACTTACAAAGAACTTGTGCTTAAGAACGTAATCTGTGATTACTTACCAGGTACCAGCATTTGTGTCTGTCTTGTCTACTGTTTACTTTTAGGTACGTTGGTATGTAATACATATCATTAATACAATCCTTTTGTCCATATAGCCCCAATTATGCTGAAAGATTTCCagatttttaagattaaaaatatgCTCCCTTAATTCAGCATTGCTGTACAACAAGCTAGTTCCTGAATGAGAGGTCAGCAGATACAAAAAAATATAAGGGGAGCCTGTGAGAATATTGGATAAGAGCAGATGTGCAAATTTCacagtaatgagaaaaaaataaggatttcAGAGTTGAATACCTAATGTGAAAATCCATCTtctattttaattactttaacAATGAAAGAACTCTCCATATGATCTACTTTTTTCATCTAGTCCAAATGTGTAAATCTAGaactaaaatgacattttaaaatatattatatatctATTTCAAAGAACACCCAGGCAAAcctgttttctcattttcttttacacATCTATTCATACGTCCCTTTTCCCCGTGTTGATCTTTCAGGGTATGAGTCTGCGGAGTTGAAGTTAGTTGAACTTTTGTCATTGGCTCCACTGGCAGCAGGTTAAGACCCAAACCTCATAATCTGTCTGCAACTGTCCTAGTATCTGTATCTCTTCTTTGTGCCAAGGATCTCAATACAAACAATAACTTCAGATGAAGGGTGCTTTACTGTCTTACAAATAGTAAATCTTGGAGATGTACCATTAGCCCTGGGACGAAACAGTCCTTTATTCTGACTTTGTTACTACGCAAATTAATTTAATAGATTTCTAAGCTTTACAGCTATAATATGTAAATTGCCACCTCCTTACGAACAGGATCACCTCACCTTCATTCCCTctattaaataagaaataaatggcACAATAAGAAATTATTTGTAGGGATGTTTATTTACATATACTTTGGTATTCTGTTTGTAGTACATGCAGCTTAGGTTAACCAGTCAGGTGCTCTCTTCATTATAGTTTAAATActtactttatatttttttctgatatatgaTGCAAGGAAAGACACAAAAGAAGGCTTTTAATAGCTGTTAATCAAGCCAGGCCAAAACTGCTAAGTTTACAGCTGAATGGCTTTGCGGGTATAGAGATTCTGGTATAGTATCATGGTAAAAAGTTAATGCAGATGCAGTTTATACAAGCAGATAAACGCTTCTGCCACTACAGTTTATGCTAAGCGTTCCTTGTTTCTGCTGTCCCAGGTCAAATATATTAGAGTAGCTAAGTGCAGTTTTATGGGTGGAACTCCATCTACTCTTGGCAATTTTAATAGCATGGCTATTCTGGTCACACATGATGACTCATCACATTCTTCCTGGCAAAAGTTTGTACTCCAGCTAGAGAACTGCTGCCAAGTGATTATATGTGGTTTGTGACAAAGAGAAGGAACACCCAAAAGCTAAAAGTAAATTCTTAAAGAAATATCAAGATGAAGGTGAAAACCTCTGAAAGTAGGATAAAATACCACTCCTCTCATTGCACAAAAATCCTGACCTTTGTTACACAGTTCTTGTGGATGCTAGTAAGTTATGACTTGAATTGCTCTTGCTCAAAACTCAGCACATCAATACTGTCAGGTTATGGCCAACGCTATCTAAACCTCGACATATTTCAAACAGAACCTTTCCAGCATTGGGTAGGAATGCCTCAATCTTATACTAGCAACAGATAAACATCAAATCCTATTTACTCCTCGGTCTCCTACTTCAACACAGAAGGATGTAATTCATACTCCATGTGATTGTGAAAGCCCAGGGTATTTCTGAAATCTTATGGCAGTGAAAATAGAATAAACTGAGTTTTACTGGAGTGGAACTGGGGCAAAATACAGGTGATCTTCAAACAGTGATAATGAACTTTAAGTACATTCAGCCTTGTACTCTCCTACTGTTAGACTGTATATACTTCAGGCACTGAAGATAAAAGATTTTAACTTGCACACAAAAATGGCAAAGTAAACTACACATTTTGTCAATTATTAGGACTTCTAAATAGCAGGAACAACAGGAACTCCCAAAGGCACTGCGGACAACATAAACATGCAAGTCATCTAGTAATGAACCAGCCTACAAGACACACAAAGAAAACTTGTATATGGAACAAGATTTCAGAATCTCGTGAGACCAGAAAGctgtctgtgtttaaaaaagagattaaatgttAACTCCATTGGTCTCTTTTGTCTGAAATTCACTCTTTCTATGAAATTCAACCCTGCACAAAGAGCCAGAATCAGGATTAAGGACCTCATAAACCCCAAGTAATTCCTTAAAAAGGCTTCTGTGCAGAAATGAATTCCAGTCGCAGAGAAAAGTTGTACTATTAACAAAAGGGGGGGTGACATTTAGAATTAGTTTGAAAACTCTAAATCtagaaaactttttaaattttgggaaaaacttttcttctaaatgaagatgtacattctttaaaatatgcattgaaatagaatcttaaaatattttctcctaagAAATTATAACTATTAAGGTCAATTTCTCTGTTGCTCCTGGCTACAGAGTGATAGCAAAAAATTACAAGAATCATGTCAAAGTCAGCCAGCAGCTACTAGGGCTTCTGAGCAGGCTTATCATTTGCAGGGATTCTCCTAAAATTAGGGAAATGGTCTTCCATTGATGAGGAATAGGAGGCAAAGAAATGCAAGATAAGAGTCTCCTGTAATATTCTCTTCATGTGCCCTGTAGGAGGTtgagttcaacaaagacaaagaatgagagaaagaacGAAAGAATAGAAGAAAGTAAGATGACTGTATTCAGTTTCTGCACTCCAAGCATAGTCTTACTTGGGGGCCTCCCTATGAGTCCTAGCAGTTCTTCCTGGTGATAAAACAGGTATTGTCTGGTTAATTTACGTCTCTAATGCATAACATAAATGCACTGAGCAGTGTGTTTGGTGAAGGGACAGGGAGTCCCTACTGATGTAAGCTagtgaacagcagaaaagaacagTCCGTTCTAAGGAACTGTGATGCTGAAACTCTTTGTGCCagctgaaaatttatttcaaaagcattagAGCACACTGTCGTGGGTTCTCTTGGCTAAACCTCTTGTCAAACTCAGAGGTGGCTTGCCATTCCTGCTCTAACCAGCTGTTGAGCTATTGCTCTCTGTCAGAGAGCGAGAGCCACCTCGGTGGCTGTGCCAATTCCAGACAGGTCTAACCTTCTTGTAAGTTTGGGTGCAttcctctttaaaaaatgaaaaagagcttttcttctttttttttctttcctttttttcagttgggGTAAATTCCAGCATTATTATTTGGGCATGAGCCAGCCTAATGCTCAGTATGCCTGGGAGTCACAGAGGGTTTGCAAATGCTGTACTGCTGCAGGAAACAGTCCCTGGGAAATGCGGGCTCCAAGCTTCCCATTGCTTACCTTAGGGAAAGGAGAATACCCCAAGCAGGAAGGGTCTGTTTTATGGAGGGGATGTCCATATAATCCTGTACATCACTGAACTGCAGAAGAGCTTAAGCTTCAGAGAAACTGCAATGTGAACGTGGCAGTAGCCAGCCAACTAACAGATCAGTTGGAAAGCAGCATAGCAAATACTCAGCAGTGAAGGTAGCTAGCAACAGAAGTGGCTAGTGGGGCTGCCActtaaaataaattcaagtttCCAATATATTAATATATCTATTATCTAAAATCATAGGGGGCTGGGATATCCCAGTAAAATAGAAAACTCAGTACTGGGGAGATGCTGTAGCCATCACATGGCATAGTGATTCCACAAACCCAGCAACACGGCTATGGTacatactgtatttattttttacatgacAGTTTGCTTAATGTGTAGAGAACATTTTAAGACATTTAGAGAGGAGCTTTGAGGAAAATTGGCCTGTTTGGAAAACTTGTGTCTCTTGACTGGAAGTCTGCTTCTAAAATCTGAGGACACAACATGACCCCACACTGCAGACTCCCCTGGGACTGGGATTCACCTGAAAAATCATCAGAAAAATCAAGACAAGATCTTTCAGCATTGTGCATAAGAAAAACTTCTTAGCTGTCCTTCAGAAGCCAGTACTCATAACTGAAACTCTTCATgtcattaaagtaaaaaaaaaaataattatatattttctttagttACATACAATATATTAATTGTAATTACCTTATTCCCGTCTCCTGCACTACAGTAGCACAACTACAAGGTTTTCTTCGCGCCTTTTATCACTAGGTGGCGACGTTAGAAGCAAGAAACGCGATGAAGACCAGGGACAGAGCAGCACCCCGAAACGTTAACTTCAATAAGAGTTTGAAGGAAACATTAAATCCCGGGCAAACTCTGATCcgtttatttatttgaaaattcacGTACTGACTTTAAAGCAATTGAAAGAAATGTCGTCCCAGGACTGTAAATCCCTTAATACAATTTAATCCTTGAATTATAACCATTCTAATCCTTGCAATATAAATGTTTTGGTGGGAATTCTACCCACAAACTACATAAACACCTGTCCACACCTTTTCACCATGTGAAATCCATAGCAGTGGTATGCAAATAAGATAAGAACAAATTGTCTTTCATTTCCAGGTATTTCCTCTCCTTGTGGTTTCATTAccagctatttttaaagaaatacatggaGACGTTTACAAGATCTTGTTAAAACAGTACAAGACCTTGTAAAAAAATGTCAGCAGAATGAGTTCCAAGATAGCAGCAGTTTTCTACCACAGACCAAGCAAAGCAGAGCAAATTTAAGACACAAATCTTTTTATCAAAATGCATCTGTAAGAGTATTAGCTCTGAACAGAATCCAGCATCCTAGTCAATAAACATTTTaagcagaaaaacaacagaagctGATTATTGTAGGTGTTAAGTTTCCTGCACATACTCATCCACAAAATGTCTTGTTCTCTGAGCAGCGAAAGTAGTGCAACTTCCTTCCTTATGAATTTGTTGTACCCTCCATCTCCCAAACTCCTCCTCTGCCATACTCCCACTTTCCCCTGTGACTAAGAAAACATTCAGGCCACCTCCCCATCCCCTAACCTCCATTTTGGGGGTTCCCCACATGAGAGCCAGCCCCAGCTGAGAGCAGCACGTTTCAGTGCATGCTGCCGAGTTGCTATTACCAAGAAAAAGAGCCCCGTGCTGAGTCCCTGTCCTTGGGCACTGGCACTAGCAGAGCCTCTCGGTGTCACCCAGCCTCTGACTTTCCTCACGGCCATAGCATGAACTGCAGAGAACCAGAGCCCTCCGCATGCTCCTGCTTCTGGCAGACAGGCCCAATGAGCAGCTGCAGGCGCCGTACCCAAGATGTGATTTACAGACACCAAAgaaagttttgtttccttctaaGAGGCCCGTGGAGGACCGGTGGGCTGGCAGAGGCTTTCCCAAGCATGGACACAGCTAGGATTTCTGCTCCAGCTGGGCCCCGGCCTGGCACCCCCAAAGCATCCCCATAGTTACAGCTGCCACAACCTGCTTTTGCATCCCCCATCATTTGGGGGCTGATGCAATAAATCTAGCAGGTTTGTTCCCAAGGCTGCAGAGAAGAAGAGTGCCGGCAGCTCTGGAGAAGCTGCCTTGGCGGGGTAAGCctcaggccaggccaggccccagtgaCGGGTCACCGGCGGCAGGCACTGGCAGCCCCTTTGGGGAGGTGCCGTACCTTGCAAGCCCACGCAGATTTTCCTCAGGAATGCATCTAGGGAGAGCAAAGATGCGAACGTAACTAAACCACCACAGTCTAACGCTGCTTGAGACCAGCCGGACGAGGCACcgggaaggaagagagggagggagagcgagtgctgccccgtgccggacggAGGACTCGAACCCGCGACCTCAGGCTCTGCAGCGCTGCGCGCCAACCTGCGGAGCCCGAGCACCCCACATAACACACCTCCCCGCTGGGGCCTGCCAGCACTTCCGTAAACATCGCGGCAGCTGAGCGACAGGGGGCGGCGGCCAATCGCGGCGCGCGGAGCGCCGGGGGGCGGTCGCCTCTCCTCAGCGGCGCCAGCGCGGGACCGCGGGAAGGTTAACGGCGAAAGTAACGGCTGCTGCGCGAGCCGCGGCGGGAcggagggaggtggggggcagggtgAGCCCTGCCGGCCCGGGCCGCTTTGTAGAGTGGGGAGCGGGTCGCGACGGCTTCGCCTCAGGGCGCCTCTGCCGCGTCGGGCCGTGCTGCGGGGCGGGCAGGTGGGGGTAGGCCCGGCGACCTCTGCGGGTGGTCCCTCCCCGGCCCAGGGCAGCGGCTGTGGGCGCCGGGCCGCTCCTCAGTGAGGCCTGCGGGCGAGGGTCCTCGGGAGCAGGGAAGCTCTCTGCCTCGGCTGAAGGCTTCCGGTGTTGGAGGGGATGATGGGATCTGTAGCTGCACTCCAGACCGGATTTTTCCGGTTCATTCATGCTGGGAGTGGGCAGTTCCGCTCCTCTACATTTTTGAGTAAGGTGCATCCTCTTCAGAAGTTCTTGTGCATGATTAGATTTGTTTGGTGCTGATACCGGCATGTGTCTCCTAATAATGATATCGTTAAGTCATAGGCATATGTAACAAAATATGCATGcccttgggctttttttttagtGGCATAACATAAGAAGTGCTTTGTTTTACTGGTTTATATTTTGGTGTGTTGTCACAGCCTTCCCATGGAGATAAAAGCAGTTGTCAGGAGATATGAAACACGAAACAAGACAGCAGGAACAGAACTGTCATCATCCAAATCCCGAGTTGATTGGAGACGCACTAAAAGGGAGCTCGTGCTACTTGACAGCAGTGATGAATCCTCAGGTAcctctgaggaggaagagccTACTGCATCAGAAGACATAGAAGATGAAAAAGATGAAACTGCTGTGAAGAACAGCCTTTCAGTTCAGGAGGAGAAAAGCCACAGTGGGGAAGTAACAGAAGATAGTGAGGATGAGTCCATCGTGCCTGGGAAGCGTAAAAGGTTGAACACCTCTGTCTTGTATGACAGTGATGAAAGTGAGGACAGTGATATACTTGTTAGAAAAGTTTTTGCTAAACGCCGCTGTATAATAGATGAAGATGAGAGTTCCAGAGAACAGCAGCCTGATAAAACCTGCCCTACAGAAAACGTTTCTACTGGTAGGAAACAGAAAGTGTTTGCAAAATTGAAAGAACTTGCAAGACAAAGAGCAACTCGGAGATCCTGCAGCAGTGAAAATTGTGAGGTCTGGATTTTATCTTTGAAATTCAGTTGGAGAAAATACTGAATGTAGAGGAAGGCAAAGACTAATAGATATAAaccagtgggattttttttattttggtttggggttttttcatgacAAATCAGTAGTTCTGTCACATTTTAACAGTTGTCACGTTAACTAGATAACTATTGACTGCTGAAAACCTTTATCTTGAGTTTAATCACTGAGGATTTAagaatttcctttcatttgctcTTTCAGGCATTCTGAAATGCTGACTGAGCAGCTTAGAAGACAGGTATCTATCTTCTTTATGTAGTCAggaaggaaaaacttcttcatcattcctttttttctgtaaagaagaGACACATGAGAGGACTATCAAATGATTTTTTATCAAGAAGCAAAATACCTGCTGAAGTAACTCGGAGATCTCATGTTAGCTTAATTCCTACAAATAGAGTGAAGGGAGGTAAATGGAGATGGCTGATTTAAAGCTGAAAGTAATTGTCCTCTAGTACAGAATGATGTATTTTTTGGAAACATTATTTCTTGTTAATTGAACAAATGGTGTTATAAGAAGGTCAAAAATCTTATCCAGTATGTGTAGTATTTCATCAGTGCAAATACTGAAAATTCTTGtgtttgaaatactttttaaaatttaattaggaTTCTGATGatgaagcagaaacagaagaggaGCCCCTCTGTCACTTGCCCCTCACACCAACAGAAGGTAGTGAAACTGACAGTGACAGCATGAAAGATTTTatagtagaggaagaggaagatgatgatgacaACACAGAGCACATAAGGAGTGAAAACCAGGCACAACAGAAGGAACTAAATACATCAAATAGCGAGTTCCTGGCATACTACGTCCCACACTGTAAGATCAAAATTAGTGACAAGTCTATATGTATAACTTGCTTGTAGTGCTGTAATAAATAGTAATGGACTGCAAATAAAAGTACTATGTCATAGGGTATGATAGTTTAAAAGCAGATTCCTAAAAGACTTCAATTTATTGTGGAAGTACTCTGATTTCCATAGTAAACTTTTAAAGTCTTCCTGTATCTTATTAAAGGGAGGGTATAatttgggggaaaggaagggaaaccCTGTTGCACAGATGTTTTTTTAAGTTGGTCTGATTTAGGATGAAGTAAGCTACCTATGATGCAGTCATTCCTGTGAAGACCTAAAAGCATCATCCTCCATCTTGTGATACATGCTAAGAGCAGCTATTTTAATTCTGGCCAAATTCTATTCTGGAGAATGATGTAAAATTCTTACCATgagtttgggggggttgggggcttgggatttttttttttttttttaaatgtatttttatttcatggcGGTGTGACTTGGGTGCACAGGTCTATAGGGTTTTCTGAATTCATTG is part of the Accipiter gentilis chromosome 19, bAccGen1.1, whole genome shotgun sequence genome and encodes:
- the CCDC82 gene encoding coiled-coil domain-containing protein 82 isoform X2 produces the protein MEIKAVVRRYETRNKTAGTELSSSKSRVDWRRTKRELVLLDSSDESSGTSEEEEPTASEDIEDEKDETAVKNSLSVQEEKSHSGEVTEDSEDESIVPGKRKRLNTSVLYDSDESEDSDILVRKVFAKRRCIIDEDESSREQQPDKTCPTENVSTGRKQKVFAKLKELARQRATRRSCSSENCEDSDDEAETEEEPLCHLPLTPTEGSETDSDSMKDFIVEEEEDDDDNTEHIRSENQAQQKELNTSNSEFLAYYVPHLSRCDHYVHFRRIVKAFLINAIDDTFLSSLYGTRQKKYAQDMLLSLHYLDDRFIQPRLENLISRSRWKDRYKERVDCYPDIRIILKNPKNMSCQACELNRYCKFNVLLSGRLYNSRTLEADDFMSDDKQVLKVGMVCANRTRVYHNLKHFKYKLYMDCSSITELDGVEDEPVKDTVERLFSQLEDSGWIQKRYNDLEDYMNDADSFQEEKID
- the CCDC82 gene encoding coiled-coil domain-containing protein 82 isoform X1, giving the protein MEIKAVVRRYETRNKTAGTELSSSKSRVDWRRTKRELVLLDSSDESSGTSEEEEPTASEDIEDEKDETAVKNSLSVQEEKSHSGEVTEDSEDESIVPGKRKRLNTSVLYDSDESEDSDILVRKVFAKRRCIIDEDESSREQQPDKTCPTENVSTGRKQKVFAKLKELARQRATRRSCSSENCEDSDDEAETEEEPLCHLPLTPTEGSETDSDSMKDFIVEEEEDDDDNTEHIRSENQAQQKELNTSNSEFLAYYVPHLSRCDHYVHFRRIVKAFLINAIDDTFLSSLYEGTRQKKYAQDMLLSLHYLDDRFIQPRLENLISRSRWKDRYKERVDCYPDIRIILKNPKNMSCQACELNRYCKFNVLLSGRLYNSRTLEADDFMSDDKQVLKVGMVCANRTRVYHNLKHFKYKLYMDCSSITELDGVEDEPVKDTVERLFSQLEDSGWIQKRYNDLEDYMNDADSFQEEKID